GTGTTGAGCTGGGTACGCACTTCCATGGCTCGGTCCATCAGGATTTCCATCGTCAGATAGAAATGCGGGGCCGTGAAGAGGCTTTCCGAGAGGCGACGGGCAATAACCTTGCGCATCTGCGACACGGGCGTGTCGGTGTAGGTACCTTCGGCGGGCTGAGCGGCCGGGGCGGCAGCCGGAGCCGGAGCCGCGGCCTGAGGTGCGGCAGCGGGGGTTGGAGCGGCTTGGGGAGCGGCAGCCGGGGCAGCAGCAGGCTGCGTAGCGGCAGTGGCGCTGGGCTGGGCGCTTTCCAGGTCGCGCGATACGATACGGCCGTTTTCGCCCGAGCCTTTGATGGTGTTCAGGTCAATGCCTTTCTCGCGGGCAATGCTTTTGGCCAGCGGGGAGGCAAACAAGCGGCCACTAGCTGTGGTAGCAGCCTGGGGAGCTGCCGCGGCAGCCGGAGCGGTGGCCGAGGCGGGAGCAGCATCCTGGGGGGCAGTTTCGGCCGGCGTAGCTGCACCACCCGACTGACCACCGAGCAGGGCCTGAATGTCGGCGCCTTCTTCCCCGATGATGGCCAGAATGCCATCCACGGCTACGGCTTCGCCTTCTTTGGGGCCAATATAGAGCAGGGTACCATCGTCATAGTTTTCCAGCTCCATCGTGGCCTTGTCGGTTTCTACTTCGGCCAGCACGTCGCCGGACTTCACTTTGTCACCTACTTTTTTCTGCCAGGAGGCAATAGTGCCTTCCGTCATCGTGTCGCTCATCTTGGGCATCCGGATGACAGTAGCTTTTTTGCCATTGCCGGCGGGAGCAGCGGCCGGGGCAGCAGCTACTGGAGCCGGAGCCGGAGCAGCGGCGGGTGCTGCCGGAGCCTCTGCAACCGGAGCAGGAGCTGTTGCGGGTGCTTCTGCCGCCGCGGGAGCCGGAGCGCCACCCTGAATCTGGCTTAGCAGCGCGGAAATATCCTCACCCTCTTTGCCTACAATGGCCAACACGCCATCCACGGGTACCGATTCGGTTTCTTTGGGGCCGATATAGAGCAGGGTACCGTCTTCGTAGTTCTCCAGCTCCATCGTGGCCTTGTCGGTTTCTACTTCGGCCAGGATATCCCCGGATTTGACTTTATCACCCACCTTTTTGAGCCACGCCGCAATGACCCCTTCGGTCATAGTGTCGCTCATTTTGGGCATTTTTATGATTTCGGCCATCTGCGTCTTCGAGTGTGTTGTGTAGGGTCAAAATTAGCCCGAAAATCTTCGGGTGCAAACAATAACGTAGCGTTCGGCTGGATAGGCGCAACAGCGAATTTTCGCCTTCTCAGCAGCTACGGTAGTATTGGCATATTGCTATTTGCTGGTCAACCGGGCGGCGATCTGCTTTAGAAGCTTTTAACCCAACGACTTCCGCCAGCTTAGTGAGTCTGCAACCTGGCTTTCCTATGCCATACTACCTCAGCTGGGGCAATCCTGCAGATGGGCTACGTCCAGAAAGCTGTTCACCGAAAACATGCTGCCGGTGTAGTGCACCTTATATAGGCACAGGTTGCGGTGTTCGAAGCTGTCCATGGCGCTGAGCGGGTAGTTGAGCAGTTGGCAGAGCAGCACCCGCATGGCCCGGCCGTGCATGCATACCAGCACGGTTTCTTCCTCGGGCCGGTTGCGTAGGAGCTCAATAAAGGGCCGCTGCCGGGCCGCCACTTCGTCCGGACTTTCGCCCCCGAGTAGGCGGGCGTGCGATTCGCCCCGCCGCCACTGCTGCAGCACTCCGTTGTATTCCTCGTCTTCCTCGGGTGTGATGCGCATTCCCTCACGCACGCCCCAGCTAATCTCGTTCAGGCCGCTGTGTTGTTCGTGGGGCAAACCCAGATCCAGAAAGCCCTGCACCGACTGGTGAGTGCGCTTCAGCGTAGAAGTATACACCTTATCGAAGGGCAGGTGCTGGTAGGCCGCAAAAAAGCGGGCCGCCTGCTGGCGTCCGGCCGCGTTCAGGTCCGAATCGACGCCCGAACCCTGCACGATGCCGGCCACGTTAAAGTCGGTCTGTCCGTGCCGGATGAGGTATATTTTTTTGACGCTCACTTTCCCGCTAGCTTTGTTGTTTGGCCCCGAAAGTACTGCTTTTGGGCCCTGAATCCGTTTAATTCCGCACTTACCGCATGGCACATCCTACCGCCGACCTGGCCCAGCTCAACGCTTGGTGCCGCAATACGCTGGGCGAACACCTTGGTATTGAAATCACTGAAGTCGGCGACCGGCTGCTGGTCGGCCGCATGCCGGTGGACCGCCGCACTCACCAGCCCATGGGGTTGCTGCACGGCGGGGCCTCGGTAGCGTTGGCCGAAACGCTGGGCAGCATCGGCGCGGCCCTGCAGGTAGATGTACGCAAAAAAGCCTGCGTAGGGCTGGAAATCAACGCGAATCATCTCAAAGGGGTGCACTCGGGCTGGGTGGTAGGCCGGGCCACTGCTTTGCACGTAGGCCGCAGCACCCAGGTCTGGGAGATCCGCATTACCCACGAGGAAACCGGCGTGCTGGTCTGCGTGAGCCGCATCACCATGGCCGTCATCGACCTGCCGGCCAGCGCCGAGCCCAAGGCATGAGCCAGCCGCAGCCGCGGACGGTAACCTGGCCAGGCCGGGTGCCCACCCCGCCGGAGCAGCTTCAGCAGTTGCTCACTTTTGCCCTGCAACAACAGCTGCCAGTGGCGGCCTGGCGCCTGCCCGGCACCGAGCACGTGCAGTTGTGCTTGAGCTTGTCGGCCGACGCGGCCCTAACGGGTTTGCCCCCGGCCCTCTCACCCGAAGCCCCGGCGGGCTTCGCGTTTTTCCCCTTCCGCGACTCCGACCACAATCCGGCTTTGTTTCTGCCGGCCGACATCTACTGGCACGCCGAAACACCCGCCCAGCTTCAGCTCGACTCCACCGACAGCCGAGCCAGTCAGCTGCTGGCCTTTCTGGCCACCGAGCACGCCCCCGACCCCACACCCCTGCCCTGGCACCTCAGCACCCAGCCCGTGCCGCACACAGCTAGTCAAGCCGAGTATTATCAACTCGTCGAAACCGGCGTGCAGGCTATTAAAAGCGGGCAGGTGGTGAAAGTGGTGTCGTCGCGGGCGGCGCGGCGGCCCCTACCGGCGGGCTTCGACGCGCTGCGGGCCTTTCGGGAGCTGTGCTCCCGTTACCCGCGGGCGTTTGTGTCGTTGGTGAGTGCACCGGGCGCGGGCACCTGGCTGGGCGCTTCGCCGGAAGTGCTGGTGGAAGTGGATGAGCAGGGCGTGTTCCGGACCATGGCGCTAGCCGGCACCCAAGCGTTGGCTCCGGGTGCGCTGCCCCAGCACGCCATCTGGCGACAAAAGGAAATTGAGGAGCAGGCCCTGGTGGCACGCTACATCGTGAGCTGCTTCAAGCAACTGCGCCTGCGCGAATACGAGGAAACCGGTCCGCGCACGGTGGTAGCGGGCCAGCTGCTGCACCTGCGCACCGACTT
Above is a genomic segment from Hymenobacter cellulosivorans containing:
- a CDS encoding hotdog fold thioesterase, which translates into the protein MAHPTADLAQLNAWCRNTLGEHLGIEITEVGDRLLVGRMPVDRRTHQPMGLLHGGASVALAETLGSIGAALQVDVRKKACVGLEINANHLKGVHSGWVVGRATALHVGRSTQVWEIRITHEETGVLVCVSRITMAVIDLPASAEPKA
- a CDS encoding histidine phosphatase family protein codes for the protein MSVKKIYLIRHGQTDFNVAGIVQGSGVDSDLNAAGRQQAARFFAAYQHLPFDKVYTSTLKRTHQSVQGFLDLGLPHEQHSGLNEISWGVREGMRITPEEDEEYNGVLQQWRRGESHARLLGGESPDEVAARQRPFIELLRNRPEEETVLVCMHGRAMRVLLCQLLNYPLSAMDSFEHRNLCLYKVHYTGSMFSVNSFLDVAHLQDCPS
- a CDS encoding pyruvate dehydrogenase complex dihydrolipoamide acetyltransferase — encoded protein: MAEIIKMPKMSDTMTEGVIAAWLKKVGDKVKSGDILAEVETDKATMELENYEDGTLLYIGPKETESVPVDGVLAIVGKEGEDISALLSQIQGGAPAPAAAEAPATAPAPVAEAPAAPAAAPAPAPVAAAPAAAPAGNGKKATVIRMPKMSDTMTEGTIASWQKKVGDKVKSGDVLAEVETDKATMELENYDDGTLLYIGPKEGEAVAVDGILAIIGEEGADIQALLGGQSGGAATPAETAPQDAAPASATAPAAAAAPQAATTASGRLFASPLAKSIAREKGIDLNTIKGSGENGRIVSRDLESAQPSATAATQPAAAPAAAPQAAPTPAAAPQAAAPAPAAAPAAQPAEGTYTDTPVSQMRKVIARRLSESLFTAPHFYLTMEILMDRAMEVRTQLNTLSPVKLSFNDLVIKAAAVALKQHPAVNSSWLGDKIRQNKVVNIGVAVAVDEGLLVPVVRNADGKGLAAIATEVKELAGKAKSKKLQPAEWEGSTFTISNLGMFGIDEFTAIINPPDACILAVGGIKQTAVVKDGALAIGNIMKVTLSCDHRVVDGATGAAFLQTLKALLEDPMKMLI
- a CDS encoding chorismate-binding protein; the protein is MSQPQPRTVTWPGRVPTPPEQLQQLLTFALQQQLPVAAWRLPGTEHVQLCLSLSADAALTGLPPALSPEAPAGFAFFPFRDSDHNPALFLPADIYWHAETPAQLQLDSTDSRASQLLAFLATEHAPDPTPLPWHLSTQPVPHTASQAEYYQLVETGVQAIKSGQVVKVVSSRAARRPLPAGFDALRAFRELCSRYPRAFVSLVSAPGAGTWLGASPEVLVEVDEQGVFRTMALAGTQALAPGALPQHAIWRQKEIEEQALVARYIVSCFKQLRLREYEETGPRTVVAGQLLHLRTDFAVNLRQVPFPTLGTDMLRLLHPTSAVGGMPKQAALDFLQAHEGYDRAYYSGFLGPVNVPQAGVSRLFVNLRCLQLHPAEAVLYAGTGLTADSDPEREWQETEMKLSTIGAILR